From Candidatus Zixiibacteriota bacterium, one genomic window encodes:
- a CDS encoding DNA-directed RNA polymerase subunit alpha, whose product MKWKPLTMPREVVSDHSSANANFSRFTVEPLERGYGVTLGNCLRRILLSSIQGAAVVSMRIRGNLHEFSTVPGVYDDVTNIVLNLKTMVFRLHADEMRTLRLHATKKGKVTAGMFESNAEIEILNPDQVICELTDDIDFNMEIDVDAGRGYFIADQNKRPDAPVGTIFIDSLFSPVTKVSYQIENTRLGQKTDYDRLITEITTNGAITPEDALSYAAKLMKDHLQLFIHLDEEVMVVESPAEDEEVLRVRNLLKTRVEELELSVRSSNCLRAANIQTLGELVTKSEPEMLKYRNFGRKSLNEIGALLEDMNLGFGMDISSFLEAQKR is encoded by the coding sequence AGCGACCACTCCTCGGCTAATGCTAATTTTTCCCGATTCACCGTCGAACCGCTGGAGCGCGGCTATGGTGTAACACTCGGAAACTGTCTGCGACGCATTTTGCTGTCGTCGATTCAAGGAGCCGCGGTTGTCTCCATGCGCATCAGAGGAAATCTCCACGAGTTTTCCACCGTGCCGGGAGTCTACGACGATGTGACCAATATTGTGCTCAATTTGAAGACAATGGTTTTTCGTCTTCATGCCGATGAAATGCGCACGCTTCGTCTCCATGCAACGAAAAAAGGAAAAGTCACCGCCGGTATGTTCGAGAGCAATGCCGAAATTGAAATTTTGAATCCCGATCAGGTTATCTGCGAGTTAACCGATGATATTGATTTCAATATGGAAATCGATGTCGATGCTGGCCGCGGTTATTTTATTGCCGACCAGAATAAGCGCCCCGATGCTCCTGTCGGAACAATATTTATTGATTCCCTTTTCTCGCCAGTCACCAAAGTCAGCTATCAGATTGAAAACACACGTCTCGGTCAAAAGACCGACTACGATCGCCTCATTACGGAAATTACCACCAACGGGGCTATTACCCCAGAAGACGCCCTCAGCTACGCCGCCAAATTGATGAAAGACCATTTGCAACTGTTTATCCATCTGGACGAAGAAGTCATGGTCGTAGAATCCCCGGCTGAAGATGAGGAAGTCCTTCGCGTGCGAAATCTTCTCAAGACCCGTGTGGAAGAACTTGAACTCTCGGTTCGTTCCTCAAACTGTCTGCGCGCCGCCAATATTCAGACCTTGGGCGAATTGGTGACAAAATCTGAACCGGAAATGCTCAAGTACCGCAACTTTGGCCGCAAGTCACTTAACGAGATCGGCGCATTGTTAGAAGATATGAATCTTGGGTTTGGAATGGACATCTCATCCTTCCTTGAAGCTCAAAAAAGGTAA
- the rplQ gene encoding 50S ribosomal protein L17, which translates to MRHQDKVRKLNKTKPHREAMLSNMAASLLLHRIIKTTETKAKALRPVMDRLITIGKEDTLASKRRVAQVLRTRESFTRFYEEIIPKLGNRTSGYTRVIKAGVRRGDGSDMAIIELMIEKPAPIDPKVKKTKKEAKSEAAASATAPKKTAKKAASKSA; encoded by the coding sequence ATGCGACACCAAGACAAAGTCAGGAAACTGAATAAAACCAAGCCGCATCGCGAAGCTATGCTCTCCAATATGGCGGCTTCGCTTTTGCTTCATCGGATTATCAAGACAACCGAGACCAAGGCGAAAGCCCTTCGGCCGGTGATGGATCGCCTTATAACAATCGGCAAGGAAGACACTCTCGCATCCAAAAGACGGGTCGCGCAGGTGCTTCGCACCCGCGAGTCCTTCACCCGTTTCTATGAGGAAATAATTCCTAAACTTGGCAACAGAACATCGGGCTACACCCGTGTAATTAAAGCCGGTGTGCGACGAGGCGACGGCTCCGATATGGCCATCATCGAACTGATGATTGAAAAGCCTGCCCCGATTGACCCCAAAGTCAAAAAGACCAAGAAAGAGGCCAAGTCTGAAGCCGCAGCCAGCGCTACCGCTCCCAAAAAGACAGCCAAGAAGGCGGCAAGCAAATCGGCTTGA